One window from the genome of Sebastes umbrosus isolate fSebUmb1 chromosome 12, fSebUmb1.pri, whole genome shotgun sequence encodes:
- the toe1 gene encoding target of EGR1 protein 1, whose translation MVTSLVVPVIDVQNDNFRELWPAMVLAIKTASFIAVDTELSGLGNRKALLAESIEDRYKAIIHAARSRSILSLGIACYKKLGDKAADTYLVQVYNLTLLCSEEYIIEPQSVQFLVQHGFDFNKQYAHGIPYCKGNNKGATDDQGVHIRALFTELLRAKKPLVLHNGLIDMAFLYQSFYAHLPDRLANFTADLSEMFPAGIYDTKYVTEFELRLTASYLEYAYKKCKLDNSRIETSGGTGPHVHVDFCQYAGHMSSYVDYRVCPAVASAEGQTEICQRFSAFGWCPNGTQCPLSHDTDLIVLQDEKGTGDKKRKRRRHRDKKRGRGEAAEDSFIFDGAPENKMPHMEVDPKQTPDDQQEVAPCPERGPLMESDGITQQKEGEDMKTDGEGNGVSENNPDCRNPATTATTDDDTKTNTNEGEDMKIDCEGNGVSEVIPDCRNNATTVATDNNTKTNTNESRTEDGGREKFSVQPSKTDDQKKKADSGTHRAGFDAFMTGYIFAHSCTLTKKEGVGAVEKEQEKEEQLWLPTCLNKIYLSGKAAPLNVVKSTFSKSSKAHVQKMETVWAGRA comes from the exons ATGGTGACTTCACTGGTTGTTCCAGTTATTGACGTCCAGAATGATAACTTCAGAGAGCTTTGGCCTGCTATGGTGCTGGCCATTAAAACGGCTTCCTTCATTGCAGTGGACACG GAGCTGAGTGGTCTTGGAAACAGGAAAGCCTTGCTGGCCGA ATCTATAGAGGACCGATATAAAGCCATAATCCATGCAGCTCGCTCTCGCTCCATCCTCTCCCTGGGAATCGCCTGTTACAAGAAACTGGGCGACAAG GCTGCAGACACGTACCTGGTCCAGGTGTATAACCTCACCCTGCTGTGTTCAGAGGAGTACATCATAGAGCCCCAGTCAGTCCAGTTCCTGGTTCAGCATGGCTTTGACTTCAACAAGCAGTACGCCCACGGAATCCCTTACTGCAAGGGCAACAATAAG GGAGCAACAGACGATCAGGGTGTCCACATCCGGGCCTTATTCACTGAACTGCTGCGTGCCAAGAAACCCCTGGTGCTCCACAACGGCCTCATCGACATGGCCTTCCTCTACCAG AGTTTTTATGCACATCTGCCCGACCGATTGGCCAACTTCACAGCCGACCTGTCTGAGATGTTTCCTGCTGGCATCTACGACACCAAATATGTGACTGAATTTGAGCTACGGCTCACTGCCTCCTATCTGGAGTATGCCTATAAGAAATG TAAGCTGGATAACAGTCGCATCGAGACCTCTGGAGGGACCGGGCCTCACGTTCACGTAGACTTCTGTCAGTATGCCGGTCACATGTCCAGCTATGTGGACTACAGAGTGTGTCCAGCTGTGGCTTCTGCTGAGGGACAGACTGAGATCTGCCAGCGCTTCTCT GCGTTTGGCTGGTGTCCGAACGGCACCCAGTGTCCGTTATCCCATGACACTGACCTGATCGTCCTCCAAGATGAGAAAGGTACGGGGgacaagaaaagaaagaggaggagacacCGAGACAAGAAGAGAGGTAGAGGCGAGGCAGCGGAAGACTCTTTCATCTTCGATGGTGCCCCTGAAAACAAAATGCCCCACATGGAGGTGGATCCTAAACAAACGCCAGATGACCAGCAAGAGGTTGCGCCGTGCCCAGAAAGAGGGCCTCTCATGGAGAGCGACGGAATCACCCAACAGAAAGAAGGAGAGGACATGAAGACAGACGGCGAGGGGAACGGAGTGTCTGAAAACAACCCAGACTGCAGAAACCCCGCGACGACAGCCACAACCGATGACGACACAAAAACCAACACGAACGAAGGAGAGGACATGAAGATAGACTGCGAAGGGAACGGAGTGTCGGAAGTTATCCCAGACTGCAGAAACAACGCAACGACAGTCGCAACtgataacaacacaaaaaccaACACGAACGAAAGCAGAACAGAagacggagggagagaaaagttTAGCGTGCAGCCGTCTAAGACTGACGATCAGAAGAAGAAGGCCGACTCAGGAACGCACCGGGCCGGCTTTGACGCCTTCATGACGGGATACATTTTTGCCCACTCGTGTACCCTCACCAAGAAGGAAGGAGTAGGAGCTGTAGAGAAggagcaggagaaggaggagcagTTGTGGCTTCCTACGTGTCTCAATAAGATCTACCTCAGCGGCAAGGCAGCTCCTCTCAACGTGGTTAAAAGCACCTTCTCCAAATCCTCCAAGGCCCATGTGCAGAAGATGGAGACGGTATGGGCAGGGAGAGCGTAG
- the si:ch73-382f3.1 gene encoding THAP domain-containing protein 1, which translates to MGGCSAPNCSNSTSIGKQLFRFPKDPVRKKKWVVNCRRDFEPTPHSRLCQDHFENSQFEEIARSPAGGKKLKPNAIPTLFSIGDPPYPAVTTSYILLPMKPEPVEKELSFGDHGYARRTPLPGLEEDADGTAEDQQPCTQCHLLKKQLEQEMQHTARLQKEAEEMKKRLYRLDRIEKGLQNFLYEDQIRALSLTKRSRRAVWSPETILKARKIRCAVGTKGYEYLRELGYPLPSYRTLCNRLETKIMVTTDMSCEELAELGLGLMATCDSPTEGVGDNDEEELIRVLG; encoded by the exons ATGGGAGGCTGTTCTGCACCAAACTGCTCCAATTCAACCAGTATAGGTAAACAGCTGTTTAGGTTCCCTAAAGACCCGGTCAGGAAGAAGAAATGGGTTGTGAACTGTCGACGTGACTTCGAGCCAACTCCTCACTCCAGACTCTGTCAG GACCACTTTGAGAACAGCCAGTTTGAGGAGATAGCGAGGTCTCCAGCTGGGGGAAAGAAGCTGAAGCCAAATGCCATCCCTACTCTGTTCAGCATCGGAGACCCTCCTTACCCAGCAGTCACTACTTCATACATCTTGCTGCCCATGAAACCTGAGCCAG TGGAGAAGGAGCTGAGTTTCGGGGACCACGGCTATGCCAGACGCACCCCTCTCCCTGGCCTGGAGGAGGATGCGGATGGGACTGCAGAGGACCAGCAGCCCTGCACACAGTGTCACCTCCTCAAGAaacagctggagcaggagatgcAGCACACTGCGAGGCTACAGAAGGAG gcagaggagatgaagaagcgTCTGTATCGGCTCGACCGGATCGAGAAGGGCCTCCAGAACTTCCTGTACGAGGACCAGATCCGCGCCCTGTCGCTCACCAAACGCTCCCGTCGCGCCGTCTGGTCTCCGGAGACCATCCTGAAGGCCCGAAAGATCCGCTGTGCGGTCGGCACGAAAGGCTACGAGTACTTGAGGGAGCTGGGGTACCCTCTGCCTTCCTACAGGACTCTGTGTAACCGCCTGGAGACTAAGATCATGGTGACGACCGACATGAGCTGCGAGGAGCTGGCAGAGCTGGGCCTGGGGCTCATGGCCACATGTGACAGTCCCACAGAAGGCGTCGGGGACAACGACGAGGAGGAACTCATACGTGTATTGGGCTGA